The genomic interval GAGGTCGAGCTTTTTCCTGTTGCCAATCACCTGAGCAAACCCAGCCAGTTGAGGCTCGGGATAAGGCTTGCCGGGCTTGGTGAAGATCGTTTTCCCGTCAACCTCGTGGCCAACCGCGCCGAGCAATATCGCGTCGGCAGCCTGGCACTTCTCAAACGAGCCCTCGGGCCATTCCGTCTCGTGCTCGACGTAGTAGTGGCCGCCACAGGGAATCTCCTCGACTTTGAAGTCAACGTGGAACAACGCTCCAACCACACTCAAAACTCGCAGGGCGCAGGCGAGCACTTCGGTTCCAATCCCGTCCCCCGGTAGCGCTACGATGTAATATGATTGCTTCGCCATCCAATGCTCCCGTGGCTCGAAGTCGAATGTTCACTATAACCACGGGTCGCGGGATGGACAAGAGAGGCGCGCCTTGACGCGCTTGGTTCTACTTCATATAACCCTGGGAGCGCATCCTGGGAGCGCAGGCATCCCTGCCTGCGCTCCCAGGGTTCGAGTCGAAGGAGAGATCAGCGATGCGACGATCACCAGGCTTGAAGTTTCTTTTCGTGATTATCATCCTGCTGTGGCCGGGCTCAATGGGTTTGTCGCAGGATGCGCCGCCGCCGGCCACCTTTCATCATGTGCACCTCAATTCACTCGATCCTTCGGTGGCCGCTGCGTTCTACACAAAGACCTTCGACGTCACGAAGAAGACGACGATTGCTGGGATTGATGCCGTCCAAAGCGAGAACATGTATCTGCTGTTCAAGAAGGTCACGACTGCTCCGGCGACGTCGCCAGACAGCGCGATCTGGCATTTTGGGTGGGGCAGCACCGATATGGAAGCGGACTATCAGCGGCGCCTCGCGGGCGGCGTCGCGTTTCAAACGCCGATGACCAGGCTCGGCTCGGGAACTTTGTTCGCTTACATGAAAGGGCCTGACGGCGCACTGGTCGAGATCAATTCTTCACAGACTCGCGCTTTCATTCACGTGCACCTGTACAGCGACGCGCCTCTGTGCGCGGCCGAGTGGTATCAGAAACATCTCGGCGCAGTGAGCCGGTCGGCTACTCAGCGGACGGGCCCTTGCGAAGTTCCTTTCGCGGCGCCAAGCGAACCGTTGGGTGTTATTCGCTCGCCGGCGACGACGGTAAGGATCGGCGATATCAATCTGATCATCTATCCGCGCCAGCGTCCGGGACCGCTGGTAAGTACTCGCGCGCACGTCGTCGATCACATCGCAGTGAGCTATCCGGATGTTGCGACAGCTCTTGAGCGCTTGCGCAAATCAGGTGTGAAGGTGCTCGAGGAGCTTCATCGATTCGGAAACAGCAATGGGCGGGCAGCGATGATCGAAGGACCGGATTCGATTGCGATTGAGCTTGTAGAAAGAAAGTAATCGGCAGGCGCGTCACCCGGCCGCTCATGCTAATTGTGGCCGGCAATGTTCATTGCCGCCATCCGCTCGGAAGTAGTACCCTAGAGAAAGTCTATTAGGTCTCTGCAAGGTTAGATCATGAGCTCACATACCGAGACGATCGAGATAACAGGACTGCCACCTGGAACTAAAGACGCTTTAGAGCAGATCGCACGCAGTGACGGAAAGAGCGGAGAAGAATTTGCCCGGACGTTGATTCAGGCAGAGATCCTTTCGCGGCGGCCTTTCAAAGAGATTCTGGCGCCGATTCGAAAGAGCTTCGAGGAAAGCGGTATGACCGAGGAGGACCTTGACGTTCTGATCGAAGAAGTACGCGAGGAAGTCTGGAAGGAACGCACGGAGAAGGGTAAGTGAGCGGCGAGGACGACCCACCGGGTGTTGTCTTTGATTGCGTGGTGTTTCTCCAAGCAGCAGCTAACGAGAACGGTCCCTCCGGTAGCGCATTTGACTTACTCGACAGGGGCGAAATCAAGCTCTTTGTCAGCGAACAAATCCTTCTGGAAATCCGCAGTTCTCTCAACCACCCCAGAGTCCGTCAAAAGTTGCGCGGGATAACGGACGAACGGGTAGAGGCAATCTTCAAGCGCTTGGACAAGCTCGCGATTCCTATTAAACGAAGTACCGCGAGCTTTCGAGTATCCGCGAGACCCGAAGGACGAGCCCTATGTCAATCTGGCAATTGTTGCCGGAGCCGAGTATCTCGTCAGCCGCGACAACGACCTTTTGGATTTGATGAAGGTCGAAACCAGAGAAGCCGAGGCTTTCCGTAAGCGCTATCCGACGCTCACCGTTCTTGATCCGGTGGCTTTCTTGCGTAAGATGAGAGAGTCGATCACTACTGGCTGACAGATAGGTAGTAAGTTTACTGAGATCGGCCGGTCAGCTTCGGGTCCACTTTCTGAACCACGGGTTGCCAAGGCTAGTGTACGGGCCGCCGTCCACTGAGATCTCGAGCAGCAGCCGGTAGTGCGCAGGAGAAAGCATCTGGGTCTTTCCCTTTAGCTTTATGACCTTGCCGTTCTTGGCGATCGGCGCGCTTTCCCAGAAGATCGTGTAGTAGCCGCCCAGGTCTCCGCCTATTTTGCCGCTCTTGAAAGCAGACACGCCGTAGCTGAAGATCTCGTAGCGATTGACTAGTTTCTCCTTCTCGTCGTAGCTCGTGATGGCTCGGCCTTGAAAAGGTCCTTCGGGTCCTTCGCCTTGAATCTCACTCTCATATTTCTGACCGCTGAGGATCTTCTTGTAGGTTTCAGTTCCCTTCATCTTTCCGGCTGGACCGAGCGGCGATTCGGGCACATTCCAATCGAATGCCCACGTGCCGACGAAGTAATCCAGGTTCGGTGGCGGCATCGGGTCGCTTGGTTCGGTTGGGCGGCTCGGTTGTTGAAAGAGAAATGCAATCAGCAGGAGAACGACTGTCATTGGAATTCAGGGGACTCCCGGCTCAATATTCCATTTTCCATTTGTCATTTGTCATTTTTCATCGTGGAGAATCACAAATGACAAATGGAAAATGAAAAATGGTTCTTAATCTTTCTTGCTAGCGCTCTGGCCAGCAGAGACTTTCGTCAGGTCAACGCTGTCCACGGTGTACTCGAACCACGGTATGAACATCTCGTCCCAGCTTTGCTCGCTCCAGAAGACTTCCTTCTGCGGAGCCGGATTGTAACGGTTCTTCAGCGAGTTGTCGTAGTGAGCAATCGCAATCAACTTGCTCCCGGCGGAAACCTTTAGCGGTTGAGCGAGTTCGTAGTGGAGCTGCCAGTTGAAATCAAACTTCGGCACGTTGAGCAGCGTTTGCTTGCGCCCGTCGGGCCAGACCAGGATGTATTTGATGTCCTTGCCGCGTAGATGCATATGCGGAGCGAAGGCGTACACCGTGATATCTTGTTTGACCGTCATCTCGCCCGCGATTTCCCAGTTGTCGGCGTTCGGTGGAATATTCGGAATCTTGCCCCGAGTCTTTACTTCGCGCCCGTTGACCATCCTGGTTTCGGCGATGTCCTTGCCACCTACCAACACGGTGTCTATCACTCCCTTGGTCAGTACCTCGTGAGTAACCGGTCCTTTCGCGAACCATAAGCCAAGCATCGAACGGTCCTTCTCCGGACGACCGGTCGGTTGATAGTGCATGTTGAACTGAAAATACATCCCCGGGCTTATGCGCTTCGCTGTCCCAGCGTAGTGTCTTTCAAAGCCCTTGCCGGGCGCTTGTCCAATCAGCTTGAACGCGCCGGCACGAGCAAACGAGTCCTGACTTTGAAAGACCTCCGAGCCTTCGCGCAATCCACCCGTACGGCTTGCGTCGGAAGTATTCAGCTCAGCCTTAACCGCACGGCCGTTAACGATCTTGCTGCCTTCGGGGAGCCGTGTGACATTGGCGATCGAGTGATGGACTACTGCGGGATTGCCGGGACGCAGCTCAACCGCTTCGACCCAGCGATCTTCTTTGAACGGAACCTGTACGTAGAAGTTCTGCATCGGCAGCTCACCCTCGGCCGGGATCTCGAAGTCGACCGGCATCGGGATAATCAAGTCAGGCTCGCCCGAACTC from Acidobacteriota bacterium carries:
- a CDS encoding VOC family protein translates to MRRSPGLKFLFVIIILLWPGSMGLSQDAPPPATFHHVHLNSLDPSVAAAFYTKTFDVTKKTTIAGIDAVQSENMYLLFKKVTTAPATSPDSAIWHFGWGSTDMEADYQRRLAGGVAFQTPMTRLGSGTLFAYMKGPDGALVEINSSQTRAFIHVHLYSDAPLCAAEWYQKHLGAVSRSATQRTGPCEVPFAAPSEPLGVIRSPATTVRIGDINLIIYPRQRPGPLVSTRAHVVDHIAVSYPDVATALERLRKSGVKVLEELHRFGNSNGRAAMIEGPDSIAIELVERK
- a CDS encoding DUF1579 family protein, whose product is MTVVLLLIAFLFQQPSRPTEPSDPMPPPNLDYFVGTWAFDWNVPESPLGPAGKMKGTETYKKILSGQKYESEIQGEGPEGPFQGRAITSYDEKEKLVNRYEIFSYGVSAFKSGKIGGDLGGYYTIFWESAPIAKNGKVIKLKGKTQMLSPAHYRLLLEISVDGGPYTSLGNPWFRKWTRS